The proteins below are encoded in one region of Aquisphaera giovannonii:
- a CDS encoding spore photoproduct lyase family protein: MPEDTHATSGLLDVATIYHEPAVTDYQRGREILDRFPRAERIVVSSHWNLPGLHGNEGIAEDWLKIKKTVLVLGVRKTMAVRPNGRSADFIAPSYSNGCAMACAYCYVPRRKGYANPISTFVNIEEISRAIERHSSRQGAKLEPNQVDPRHWVYDIGENGDCSVDALISDNLRDLVAQFGRLPHAKASFATKFVNRDLLDYDPRGKTRIRFSLMPRDVARMVDIRTSPIEERIAAIDDFVAAGYEVHLNFSPVIYYEGWLEDYAELFDQVDGSLSGRAKQQLAAEVIFLTHNDRLHDVNLAWHPRAEDLLWVPRLQEAKVSETGGRNVRYRQGLKRRLVEEFGSLLRRKLPYCEIRYAF; encoded by the coding sequence ATGCCCGAAGATACGCACGCGACGTCCGGGCTCCTGGACGTGGCCACGATCTATCACGAGCCTGCCGTCACCGATTATCAACGCGGCCGCGAGATCCTCGATCGCTTCCCGCGGGCCGAGCGCATCGTCGTGAGCTCGCATTGGAATCTACCCGGCCTGCACGGCAACGAGGGCATCGCCGAGGACTGGCTGAAGATCAAGAAGACGGTCCTCGTGCTCGGCGTCCGCAAGACGATGGCTGTGCGGCCCAATGGCCGCTCGGCCGACTTCATCGCTCCTTCGTATTCCAATGGCTGTGCGATGGCGTGCGCGTACTGCTACGTCCCGCGGCGTAAGGGGTACGCCAACCCGATCAGCACCTTCGTCAACATCGAGGAGATCTCCCGGGCGATCGAGCGACACTCGTCCCGCCAGGGGGCCAAACTGGAACCGAATCAGGTCGATCCTCGTCACTGGGTCTATGACATCGGCGAGAACGGAGATTGCTCGGTGGATGCTCTCATCTCCGACAACCTTCGCGACCTCGTGGCGCAGTTCGGGCGCCTGCCCCACGCCAAGGCATCCTTCGCAACGAAGTTCGTCAATCGCGACCTGCTGGACTACGACCCGCGGGGAAAGACGCGGATCCGCTTCAGCCTCATGCCGAGGGACGTCGCGCGGATGGTGGACATCCGCACGTCGCCGATCGAGGAGCGGATCGCCGCGATCGATGACTTCGTCGCGGCAGGGTACGAGGTCCACCTCAACTTCAGCCCCGTGATCTACTACGAGGGGTGGCTGGAAGACTACGCCGAGCTATTCGACCAGGTCGACGGCTCGCTCTCGGGACGAGCCAAGCAGCAGCTTGCGGCGGAGGTCATCTTCCTGACGCACAACGACCGTTTGCACGACGTGAACCTCGCCTGGCACCCGAGGGCGGAGGACCTCCTCTGGGTCCCTCGCCTTCAGGAGGCCAAGGTCTCCGAGACGGGGGGACGCAACGTCCGTTACCGGCAGGGGCTGAAGCGGCGACTGGTCGAGGAGTTCGGATCGTTGCTACGCCGGAAGCTCCCTTACTGCGAAATCCGCTACGCCTTCTGA
- a CDS encoding alkaline phosphatase family protein encodes MKIHRLAALGNSVALILVLLLAAGIDHRSSRRAPSQGVMGSAPAPTMARPRGSEPARRLVLVVIDGLRAETAFNADLMPTLNRLASRGGRTTARVESLIPSSLAGIVALISGDVPPAESCLSDFGAAPRREGGVLEAVARAGGRSFVAGPSLWTDLYGTWIASAEVDPTFGSGDERLVAAALRALSSDSYRLIVLHVGRVDAAAHRSGTRSAMYRGSVRWCDEVVRRIAREMGQGTGLVVTSDHGMTEDGGHAGPEPSVLTTPLVTFGAGLPTGAWPGGPQRAVPSLLLTAIGIEPSSGDTSAYKDVEPGARIFLPLTAGLLCGLYFWSGMGGASSGRTEATILNLAVWLVLLLIIMDRLPAALAAGFATLAWAVSTVPRKPSRVLTAAVASGALLGALRLIDGYFALDLDAWTGLAPVGAAVMACSPLAIPAAAMRRDGPTAGPLQSSSSLTGWLGPAGMTAMAALLGGASLVLAYLAAIMLGRAVATILAMPRGVGRSREGVVSPFLTVPRSRFVSAGVLTACALVLLCRIAGQTPSLSTVDVRSAFGLVEIRGGLALAVVAVAAAQALPAVGLLLGLRVAVGRLSPDSLTDFAAGLAAALAGQAAAGALLLDATPGQPVDALALGLLIRVLAEGLYLFLGLAALVLAARATETAGA; translated from the coding sequence ATGAAGATTCACCGATTGGCGGCGCTGGGAAACTCGGTCGCCCTGATCCTCGTGCTCTTGCTTGCGGCAGGCATCGATCACCGATCCTCGCGGCGAGCGCCGTCGCAGGGGGTGATGGGGAGTGCCCCCGCCCCGACAATGGCTCGACCGCGCGGTTCCGAGCCGGCCCGCCGGTTGGTTCTGGTCGTCATCGACGGTCTCCGTGCCGAGACCGCTTTCAACGCCGACCTCATGCCGACCCTCAATCGTCTCGCGTCTCGCGGAGGGCGGACGACCGCACGGGTGGAGAGCCTCATCCCGTCGAGCCTTGCGGGCATCGTCGCGCTGATCAGTGGAGACGTGCCCCCCGCGGAGTCTTGCCTGTCGGACTTCGGCGCCGCACCGAGGCGCGAAGGAGGTGTTCTCGAGGCGGTGGCACGAGCGGGAGGCCGATCTTTCGTTGCGGGGCCGAGCCTCTGGACCGACCTCTACGGAACGTGGATCGCCTCCGCCGAGGTCGACCCGACGTTCGGCAGCGGCGACGAGCGACTCGTCGCGGCCGCGTTGCGTGCCCTGAGTTCCGACTCCTACCGGCTGATCGTCCTCCACGTCGGCCGCGTCGATGCGGCGGCCCATCGGTCCGGGACCAGGTCGGCCATGTACCGGGGCAGCGTGCGTTGGTGCGACGAGGTGGTGAGGCGGATCGCTCGAGAGATGGGGCAGGGGACCGGTCTGGTCGTCACGTCGGATCACGGGATGACCGAGGATGGCGGCCACGCCGGGCCGGAGCCCAGCGTGTTGACCACCCCGCTGGTCACCTTCGGCGCGGGCCTTCCCACGGGCGCGTGGCCCGGGGGGCCTCAGCGGGCGGTCCCATCGCTGCTCTTGACTGCCATCGGGATCGAACCTTCGAGTGGAGATACGTCAGCGTACAAGGACGTGGAGCCGGGCGCCCGCATCTTCCTGCCGCTGACCGCGGGCCTCCTTTGCGGGCTGTATTTCTGGTCGGGGATGGGCGGGGCCTCGTCCGGAAGGACCGAGGCCACGATCCTGAACCTGGCCGTCTGGCTGGTTCTCTTGCTCATCATCATGGACAGACTGCCGGCGGCGCTGGCCGCAGGCTTCGCGACACTCGCCTGGGCGGTGTCTACTGTGCCGCGCAAGCCTTCCCGCGTGCTGACGGCCGCCGTCGCTTCCGGGGCGCTACTCGGCGCCCTGCGGTTGATCGACGGGTACTTCGCCCTCGACCTCGACGCCTGGACCGGTCTCGCGCCAGTTGGCGCGGCGGTCATGGCGTGCAGCCCCCTGGCGATACCTGCCGCGGCGATGCGGCGCGACGGCCCAACGGCCGGCCCGCTGCAATCCTCCTCCTCGCTCACCGGCTGGCTTGGTCCGGCCGGGATGACAGCGATGGCGGCGTTGCTGGGCGGTGCAAGTCTGGTGCTCGCCTACCTGGCCGCCATCATGCTGGGGCGGGCCGTCGCTACCATCCTGGCGATGCCTCGGGGTGTGGGCCGGTCGCGGGAGGGCGTGGTCTCCCCGTTCCTTACAGTCCCGCGGAGCCGCTTCGTGTCCGCGGGCGTATTGACAGCATGCGCGCTCGTCCTGCTCTGTCGCATTGCCGGCCAGACACCAAGCCTCTCCACCGTGGACGTCCGGTCGGCCTTCGGACTCGTCGAGATCCGCGGTGGCCTCGCCCTGGCCGTGGTTGCCGTCGCCGCGGCACAGGCGCTGCCGGCCGTCGGGCTCCTCCTCGGGCTACGCGTCGCGGTAGGACGGCTTTCACCCGACTCCCTGACCGATTTCGCCGCCGGTCTGGCTGCCGCGCTGGCGGGGCAGGCGGCGGCGGGTGCCTTGCTGCTCGATGCGACGCCGGGTCAGCCGGTCGATGCGCTGGCGCTCGGGCTTCTGATCCGCGTCCTTGCTGAGGGCCTTTACCTGTTCCTCGGCCTCGCGGCCCTGGTACTGGCCGCCCGGGCGACCGAGACTGCCGGTGCCTGA
- a CDS encoding ABC transporter substrate-binding protein, which produces MLSSRLAWSLALAMMAAGCSEPDTTPAVPPPPSFKGSTLTVGALGDPAILAGLAAHRGEWVATRGGEVVIRQEPIPSVDQVSSVDVLVFPGQELGNLVDAQALEAIPNEQVIPARKKRADEEPSRIEGEPAPAESPAESFKFTDIVPAYRDRVTRYGEDRMALPLGGSALVLVYRKDAFARPENVEAARAAGITLEPPETWTQLDRLAAFFQGRDWAGHGHAAHGLAAVLAADPEGVGDALFLARSASLGQHRNHFSFWFDSDAMKPRVDSPPFEEALAAITAWKSCGPPGCEKFDAASARAAFRDGKVAMLIDRAERAATWSGGSPVGVSRLPGSERVFEPLRNKWETPESPNAPSYLPAGGGWLVGVRRGLSDAQREAALDLARYLASPEISNRLRSEQTFAMLPVRSSQIGQGLPDPASSPDVDPRQWSDAVGRTLMADRVIPGLRIPEAAGYLNDVAEARLAALAGKAPGDALRELSTRWTARTKALGKHRQLWHYRRSLNTLSTASTPPARGQ; this is translated from the coding sequence ATGCTTTCCAGCCGCCTGGCGTGGTCGCTGGCCCTGGCGATGATGGCAGCGGGTTGCTCGGAGCCGGACACCACGCCGGCCGTACCGCCTCCGCCTTCCTTCAAGGGGTCGACGCTCACGGTCGGCGCTCTCGGCGACCCCGCCATCCTGGCCGGGCTCGCGGCCCACCGCGGCGAGTGGGTCGCCACCCGCGGGGGCGAGGTCGTCATCCGGCAGGAGCCGATCCCGTCGGTCGATCAGGTCTCCTCCGTCGACGTCCTGGTCTTCCCCGGGCAGGAACTTGGCAACCTGGTGGACGCCCAGGCCCTCGAGGCCATCCCCAACGAGCAGGTCATCCCCGCGCGGAAGAAGCGGGCGGACGAGGAGCCGTCCCGGATCGAGGGCGAGCCGGCTCCGGCGGAATCTCCGGCGGAGTCCTTCAAATTCACGGACATCGTCCCTGCCTATCGCGATCGAGTAACCCGATATGGCGAGGATCGCATGGCCCTGCCCCTGGGGGGATCGGCGCTGGTCCTCGTCTACAGGAAAGACGCGTTCGCCCGGCCGGAGAACGTCGAGGCCGCACGGGCGGCGGGGATCACGCTGGAGCCCCCGGAGACCTGGACGCAGCTCGACCGCCTGGCGGCGTTTTTCCAGGGTCGGGACTGGGCCGGCCACGGCCATGCCGCGCACGGGCTGGCGGCCGTCCTCGCGGCAGACCCGGAAGGAGTCGGCGATGCGCTCTTCCTGGCCCGCTCGGCGAGCCTGGGCCAGCATCGCAATCACTTCTCGTTCTGGTTCGACTCCGACGCCATGAAACCTCGCGTCGACTCGCCGCCGTTCGAGGAGGCGCTGGCGGCCATCACGGCCTGGAAGTCTTGCGGCCCGCCCGGATGCGAGAAGTTCGACGCGGCCTCCGCCCGGGCGGCGTTCCGGGACGGTAAGGTCGCGATGCTCATCGACCGCGCCGAACGGGCGGCGACCTGGTCCGGGGGCTCGCCCGTCGGCGTATCGCGGCTCCCCGGTTCCGAGCGGGTCTTCGAGCCGCTCCGCAACAAGTGGGAGACGCCCGAGTCTCCGAACGCCCCCAGCTACCTGCCCGCCGGGGGCGGCTGGCTCGTCGGCGTCCGCCGCGGCCTGAGCGACGCCCAGCGAGAGGCCGCGCTCGACCTGGCGCGATACCTCGCCTCGCCGGAGATCTCCAACCGACTCCGGTCCGAACAGACCTTCGCCATGCTCCCGGTCCGGAGCAGCCAGATAGGCCAGGGGCTGCCCGACCCGGCGTCCTCGCCGGACGTGGATCCACGCCAGTGGTCCGACGCGGTCGGCCGGACCCTCATGGCGGACCGGGTCATCCCGGGCCTCCGGATCCCGGAGGCGGCCGGCTACCTGAATGACGTGGCCGAGGCCCGCCTCGCTGCCCTCGCCGGCAAGGCGCCCGGGGATGCTCTGCGCGAGCTCTCCACGCGGTGGACGGCGCGGACCAAGGCCCTCGGCAAGCACCGCCAGCTCTGGCACTACCGACGCAGCCTGAATACCCTGTCGACGGCCTCGACGCCCCCCGCGCGAGGCCAGTAA
- a CDS encoding alpha/beta hydrolase — MRILVAVLALLWPSARFAPAQEPPPSRATARGRAIDVRYPSIGDGKAIDGRVYVMLVPKGSRGEPRFGPDWFQPQPMFSREVKGWKPGESIRLDATAAGYPAPLDAIEGGEYVAQAIVRINPDTARIGNGEGNLYGPAVPIKLGAKDASPLTLEVDRRVPPREFRETDRVKLAEVESPLLSRFFGRPVKHRAAVILPESRPERKLPAVYIIPGFGGDHFMATRVLGTDRMSQGKDMVRVLLDPDCYTGHHVFADSATNGPRGKAFIEEFIPYLESNFPILAEPRARLLNGHSSGGWSSLWLQVTYPDVFGGTWSTSPDPVDFRDFQQVDIYAPNQNIYRDAAGERRPVARRNGKPMIFYDDFSKLEEAMGPGGQLGSFEAVFSPRRDGKPARLWDRATGAIDPEVAKAWEAYDIRLVLERNWAEKAPKLKGKLHVITGGDDTFYLEGAVKRLKECLTRLGSDAVIEIIPGRDHGTILDRALAERINREMNAATGLK, encoded by the coding sequence ATGCGAATCCTGGTCGCTGTCCTCGCCCTCCTTTGGCCCTCGGCCCGGTTCGCGCCGGCCCAGGAGCCCCCGCCGTCGCGTGCGACTGCCAGGGGGCGTGCCATCGACGTGAGGTATCCGTCCATCGGCGACGGGAAGGCAATCGACGGGCGGGTCTACGTGATGCTCGTCCCGAAGGGCTCCCGGGGCGAGCCTCGGTTCGGGCCCGACTGGTTCCAGCCCCAGCCGATGTTCTCCCGCGAGGTGAAGGGCTGGAAGCCCGGCGAATCGATCCGACTCGACGCCACGGCCGCGGGCTATCCGGCCCCCCTCGACGCCATCGAGGGTGGGGAGTACGTGGCCCAGGCCATCGTCCGCATCAATCCGGACACGGCCCGGATCGGCAACGGCGAGGGCAACCTGTATGGCCCCGCCGTCCCGATCAAGCTGGGCGCGAAGGACGCGTCGCCGTTGACGCTCGAGGTCGACCGCCGGGTGCCGCCTCGCGAGTTCAGGGAGACCGACCGCGTCAAGCTCGCGGAGGTGGAGAGCCCGCTGCTCTCGAGGTTCTTCGGCCGGCCGGTGAAGCATCGCGCGGCGGTGATCCTCCCCGAGTCGAGGCCGGAGCGCAAGCTGCCGGCGGTCTACATCATCCCGGGCTTCGGCGGCGACCATTTCATGGCGACGCGTGTCTTGGGGACGGATCGGATGAGCCAGGGCAAGGACATGGTCCGCGTCCTCCTGGACCCGGACTGCTACACCGGCCATCACGTCTTCGCCGACAGCGCCACCAACGGACCTCGCGGCAAGGCGTTCATCGAGGAGTTCATCCCCTACCTCGAGTCCAACTTCCCCATCCTGGCCGAGCCGCGCGCGCGGCTCCTCAATGGCCACTCGTCCGGCGGATGGAGCAGCCTCTGGCTCCAGGTGACTTATCCGGACGTCTTCGGCGGCACCTGGTCCACCAGCCCCGACCCGGTCGACTTCCGCGATTTCCAGCAGGTGGACATTTACGCCCCCAACCAGAACATCTATCGCGATGCCGCGGGCGAGCGGCGCCCGGTCGCCCGGCGGAACGGCAAGCCCATGATCTTCTACGACGATTTCAGCAAGCTGGAGGAGGCGATGGGCCCCGGCGGCCAGCTCGGCTCCTTCGAGGCCGTCTTCAGCCCCCGTCGGGACGGAAAGCCCGCGCGGCTCTGGGACCGTGCCACCGGCGCGATCGATCCCGAAGTCGCGAAGGCGTGGGAGGCCTACGACATCCGCCTGGTGCTCGAGCGGAACTGGGCGGAGAAAGCCCCTAAGCTCAAGGGCAAGCTCCACGTCATCACCGGCGGCGACGACACCTTCTACCTCGAGGGTGCCGTGAAGCGCCTCAAGGAGTGCCTGACGAGGCTTGGCAGCGACGCCGTCATCGAGATCATCCCCGGCCGCGACCACGGCACGATACTCGACCGGGCTCTGGCCGAGCGGATCAATCGCGAGATGAACGCGGCGACGGGCCTGAAGTAG
- a CDS encoding IS5 family transposase (programmed frameshift), with amino-acid sequence MPDELWARIEPILLEFWPAKATGRPPAQWRRMLEGIIFRMRSGCQWDQLPERFGPKSTVHDWFRRWAEGGVLEGIWAVILAECDELGGVDWRWQSADAMLGKAPGPGGEKTGRNPTDRGKQGTKKSLLTDADGGPLGVVIAGANVVEQKLLAETIEAIVVERPEPSADEPQNLCLDKGYDNPRSEEAATASGYAPHIRRIGEEKKAVDTSKGHKPRRWVVERTFAWLSKCRGLLVRYEKNDINYLGMIQLACALLWYRRLYRLTQGKPKVAVT; translated from the exons ATCCCCGATGAGCTGTGGGCCAGGATCGAGCCGATCCTCCTGGAGTTCTGGCCCGCCAAGGCGACGGGGCGACCGCCGGCCCAGTGGCGGAGGATGCTCGAAGGGATCATCTTCCGGATGCGCAGCGGCTGCCAGTGGGATCAGCTCCCGGAGCGGTTCGGGCCCAAGAGCACCGTCCACGACTGGTTCCGGCGATGGGCCGAGGGGGGCGTCCTGGAGGGGATCTGGGCGGTCATCCTCGCCGAGTGCGACGAGCTCGGCGGGGTGGATTGGAGATGGCAGAGCGCCGACGCGATGCTGGGCAAGGC GCCCGGTCCGGGGGGGGAAAAGACGGGCAGGAACCCCACCGACCGCGGCAAGCAGGGCACCAAGAAGAGCCTGCTGACCGACGCCGATGGCGGGCCGCTGGGGGTGGTGATCGCCGGGGCCAACGTCGTGGAGCAGAAGCTCCTGGCCGAGACGATCGAGGCGATCGTCGTCGAGAGGCCCGAGCCGTCGGCCGACGAGCCGCAGAACCTCTGCCTCGACAAGGGGTATGACAACCCCCGCTCGGAGGAGGCGGCGACCGCCTCCGGATACGCGCCGCACATCCGTCGCATCGGCGAGGAGAAGAAGGCCGTCGACACCTCGAAGGGGCACAAGCCCCGCCGCTGGGTCGTCGAGCGGACCTTCGCCTGGCTGTCGAAGTGCCGCGGCCTGCTGGTGAGGTACGAGAAGAACGACATCAACTACCTCGGCATGATCCAGCTCGCCTGCGCCCTCCTCTGGTATCGCAGGCTCTATCGCCTCACTCAAGGCAAGCCCAAAGTAGCCGTCACATGA
- a CDS encoding HAD family hydrolase: protein MSGATKEIRGVIFDMDGVLVESEPFIAEAAVAMFAEKGVTVGPEEFRPFIGMGEDRFLGGVAEARGVVLDMPRDKLRTYEIYLDLIRGRLEPLPGVATFIGRCRGLGLKLAVASSADRMKVWGNLDALKLPPETFDAIVVGEDIVRKKPAPDIFELAARRLELEPSACLVVEDAVSGVQAARAAGCRCLGLTTSFASGRLIESGANWTAETLAEAPADVLRW from the coding sequence GTGAGCGGAGCAACGAAGGAGATCCGGGGCGTGATCTTCGACATGGACGGCGTGCTCGTCGAGTCGGAGCCGTTCATCGCCGAGGCGGCGGTCGCGATGTTCGCAGAGAAAGGGGTGACGGTCGGCCCGGAGGAGTTCCGACCGTTCATCGGCATGGGCGAGGACCGGTTCCTCGGCGGCGTGGCCGAGGCCCGCGGCGTCGTCCTGGACATGCCGCGCGACAAGCTTCGGACTTACGAGATCTACCTCGACCTGATCCGAGGGCGCCTGGAGCCGCTGCCCGGCGTCGCGACGTTCATCGGCCGCTGCCGCGGCCTCGGCCTGAAACTGGCCGTCGCCTCGAGCGCCGATCGGATGAAGGTCTGGGGCAACCTCGACGCCCTCAAACTCCCGCCGGAAACGTTCGACGCCATCGTCGTCGGTGAGGATATCGTCCGGAAGAAACCCGCCCCCGACATCTTCGAGCTGGCCGCCCGCCGCCTTGAGCTCGAGCCCTCCGCCTGTCTCGTCGTCGAGGACGCCGTCTCGGGCGTGCAGGCGGCCAGGGCGGCGGGATGCCGGTGCTTGGGCCTGACCACATCGTTCGCCTCGGGACGGCTCATCGAGTCGGGGGCGAACTGGACCGCAGAGACCTTGGCCGAAGCCCCGGCCGACGTGCTTCGTTGGTAG
- a CDS encoding ATP-binding protein, giving the protein MSPPSLRPVLSYSSAAILVVLAALLRVILAPMIGPQLPYMPFFFALIIAAWLGGMGASLAALFLSLAAVPLVVAPIEQKSPALTRQAAAVDGASVAMGLVATLLGTSLRTSQSRAAESLRLVAGERRRSSEECARRRAAEEEKDLLRSLSDAIPQIVWISRPGGQQLEFINRRWSEYTGLDPGEAMSAEAWRKVVHPDDLPRVVEALAHSDATGAIFEAEYRLRHASGAYRWFLGRAAVIAQSPGSNPLRFGSATDIDDRKRAELGTRLLAAVGAAVANVEDDSTAFGQLARLAVSDFADWCIVHMRGEGGSPVRLAVAHADPRRATLADNLFRRHGIGPEPCAGSLRVLRTGQPELVPEIDERRLFLALDDLADHPEGQEAAREALRGLGIRSAIAVPLRGREGTLGAFTFLAADSRHPYDEADLRLALEVADRAAAAVENARLFARVERADRRKDEFLAILAHELRNPLAPIHNALVLMGNPGVDLQAERSLAMRMVSHLARLVEDLVDVSRLTRGRIELRRQIVELGPIVERAVESATSSDREWQAGVSVSLPRTPVLVNADSARLEQVLWNLLDNALKYTGPGGRVHLTVEARGGEVIIRVADTGVGIPAEILPNIFDMFYRAEAPRGVARGGLGIGLCLVKSLVEMHGGTIEARSEGAGEGSEFVVTLPLPPFLPHPLVAESRSEPARSRPTGPAKGQTESPRRILIVDDNRDAATSLARLLEAMEGDVVRVAHDGHTALDIARDFRPEIAILDIGMPDMDGLELARHFRADALLAKTRLLALSGWGHEEDRERSREAGFDQHLVKPVDLDELRKALLPAQT; this is encoded by the coding sequence TTGTCCCCGCCCTCCCTTCGTCCGGTCCTCTCTTATTCGAGCGCCGCGATCCTGGTCGTGCTGGCTGCTCTATTGCGCGTCATCCTCGCGCCGATGATCGGACCTCAGCTCCCGTACATGCCGTTCTTCTTTGCGCTGATCATCGCCGCCTGGCTCGGCGGCATGGGCGCGTCCCTCGCGGCCTTGTTCCTCAGCCTAGCGGCGGTGCCCCTGGTCGTGGCACCGATCGAGCAAAAGTCGCCGGCTCTGACTCGCCAGGCCGCGGCGGTGGACGGGGCATCGGTGGCGATGGGGCTGGTCGCGACACTGCTGGGGACGAGCTTGCGGACCTCTCAATCGCGCGCCGCGGAGAGCCTCCGACTGGTAGCCGGCGAACGGCGACGCTCGAGCGAGGAGTGCGCTCGCCGTCGGGCCGCTGAGGAAGAGAAGGACCTCTTGCGCAGCCTGAGCGACGCCATCCCGCAGATTGTCTGGATCAGCCGGCCCGGAGGGCAGCAACTGGAGTTCATCAATCGCCGATGGAGTGAATACACCGGGCTCGATCCCGGGGAAGCCATGTCCGCCGAGGCCTGGAGGAAGGTCGTCCATCCCGATGACCTGCCCCGCGTGGTGGAGGCCCTGGCGCACAGCGATGCCACCGGCGCAATCTTCGAGGCCGAATACCGGCTCCGGCACGCCTCCGGCGCTTACAGGTGGTTCCTCGGTCGGGCGGCCGTCATCGCCCAATCCCCGGGGAGCAACCCGCTCCGTTTTGGCAGCGCCACCGACATCGACGACCGGAAGCGAGCGGAGCTCGGAACGCGACTCCTCGCGGCGGTCGGCGCGGCGGTCGCCAACGTCGAGGATGATTCGACGGCCTTCGGACAGCTCGCGCGGCTCGCCGTCTCCGACTTCGCCGACTGGTGCATCGTGCACATGCGCGGAGAGGGGGGCTCGCCCGTTCGCCTCGCCGTGGCCCACGCCGACCCGCGTCGCGCCACGCTCGCCGACAATCTCTTCCGCCGGCACGGCATCGGCCCCGAGCCTTGTGCGGGCAGCCTCCGCGTCCTCCGCACCGGTCAGCCGGAGCTCGTGCCTGAAATCGACGAACGGCGGCTTTTCCTGGCGCTCGATGACCTCGCCGATCACCCGGAGGGCCAAGAGGCCGCAAGAGAGGCCCTCCGCGGCCTGGGCATTAGGTCCGCCATCGCGGTCCCGCTGCGCGGCCGAGAGGGTACTCTCGGCGCGTTTACCTTCCTGGCGGCGGACTCCAGACACCCATACGACGAGGCCGACCTACGCCTGGCACTGGAGGTGGCGGACCGGGCCGCGGCGGCCGTCGAGAATGCGCGTCTCTTCGCACGCGTCGAACGGGCCGACCGCCGCAAGGACGAATTCCTGGCGATCCTGGCCCACGAGCTTCGGAATCCTCTCGCGCCGATCCACAATGCGCTCGTGCTCATGGGCAATCCCGGCGTGGACCTCCAGGCCGAACGCTCGCTGGCGATGCGGATGGTCTCCCACCTGGCCAGGCTGGTCGAGGACCTGGTCGACGTCTCCCGACTGACTCGCGGCCGGATCGAGCTCCGGCGGCAGATCGTCGAGTTGGGGCCCATCGTGGAACGCGCCGTGGAGTCGGCGACGAGTTCGGATCGCGAGTGGCAGGCGGGCGTGTCAGTCTCCCTGCCCAGGACCCCGGTCCTCGTGAACGCGGACTCCGCCAGGCTGGAGCAGGTGCTCTGGAACTTGCTCGACAATGCCCTGAAGTACACAGGCCCCGGCGGCCGGGTCCACCTGACCGTCGAGGCTCGCGGGGGAGAGGTCATCATCCGAGTGGCGGACACGGGAGTCGGCATCCCGGCCGAAATCCTGCCGAACATCTTCGACATGTTCTATCGCGCAGAGGCCCCGCGGGGCGTCGCGAGGGGCGGCCTGGGCATCGGCCTCTGCCTGGTCAAGAGCCTGGTCGAGATGCATGGCGGGACGATCGAGGCGAGGAGCGAGGGGGCCGGCGAGGGTAGCGAGTTCGTGGTCACGCTCCCCCTGCCCCCGTTCCTGCCGCACCCGCTGGTCGCGGAATCCAGGTCTGAACCAGCCCGATCGAGGCCGACGGGCCCGGCCAAAGGTCAGACCGAGAGCCCGCGTCGCATCCTGATCGTCGACGACAACCGCGACGCCGCGACCAGCCTGGCAAGACTGCTGGAGGCGATGGAAGGAGACGTCGTCCGCGTGGCCCATGACGGTCACACGGCGTTGGACATCGCCCGGGACTTCCGACCCGAGATCGCGATCCTCGACATCGGCATGCCCGACATGGATGGCCTCGAACTCGCCCGTCACTTCCGCGCCGACGCACTCCTCGCGAAGACTCGCCTCCTCGCCCTTTCCGGCTGGGGACACGAGGAGGACCGCGAACGCTCCCGCGAAGCCGGATTCGATCAACACCTGGTCAAGCCCGTAGACCTTGATGAGCTTCGGAAAGCCCTGCTGCCTGCCCAGACCTGA
- a CDS encoding type 1 periplasmic-binding domain-containing protein: protein MHLVGFDSTEALVRGSEDGRIDGLVVQDPFRMGQLGVTTLISHLEGRAVETRIFRGVTLVTQSDMNDEATRSLPLPARAEGAESSLAGPKSKGRRIAMIPKATGHDYWLAVHAGSDHAERRLER from the coding sequence GTGCATCTCGTCGGCTTCGACTCGACCGAGGCGCTCGTGCGGGGCTCTGAGGATGGGCGAATCGACGGCCTCGTCGTCCAGGATCCGTTCCGAATGGGGCAACTCGGCGTGACCACGCTGATCTCGCATCTCGAGGGGCGAGCCGTGGAAACGCGGATCTTCCGCGGAGTCACTCTGGTGACGCAGTCCGACATGAATGACGAAGCGACCCGCTCGCTGCCGTTGCCGGCGAGAGCCGAGGGAGCCGAATCCAGCCTTGCGGGGCCGAAGTCGAAAGGGAGGCGGATCGCGATGATCCCGAAAGCAACGGGCCACGACTACTGGCTGGCGGTGCACGCCGGGTCGGATCACGCGGAACGAAGGCTGGAAAGGTAG